Sequence from the Metopolophium dirhodum isolate CAU chromosome 2, ASM1992520v1, whole genome shotgun sequence genome:
attttaaaatatatcaattatagttaaacatttacCAAAAATACTTGCACCttaggtttaaaaaaatcatcataataaaGCGGTAAGTGGatattgctctgctgtacagtaggttacaagtgggtcactgtataatggattgtattatatttgaatacaatgttataatatcattgtatacgaaaaccattctgagcggagacggtttgtcagtctaggatattttatattatatttatatgttattacttatctatatatataaaaataagcgtacattttgaatacattttataactcaagatccaccaaatcgatttcgataaaaatttcaggacatattaaaattgatatgtagatggtttctgtgaagtttgtaggCTGTGGGATAAATGGTTCCGGAATTATGGCCTCTTAAatgcacacctggcgacatggccaaaaacaacaacgtctatacaattatttttatctatatatatataacccatagcaaccattaaaaaacaaaaatgttgattgtgatcacttccctttttaaattagcctataacactcacaaagaatgtggctttgtattggtgaaagaattttagaaatcggttcagtagtttcggagtttatcccgaacatacaaacaaacactATCATttcatatattagtatagataaaaatgaatgtttgtgtgtagattagacctctgggaagaagataggccaatttaaaaagtgtcaaatttgttttttttattcgtcggattttagtacggttgcgttaggcttttgtattaattgattatattaatcgtccgtaggtggaattaagtaaaaatgacaaacttggtacaattttgatactttagagttaaatcatacacttacgtacaaacagcacggggtccgcgatctaccgcaggtagagattgcctacctgataatatactgctgcgaatcagaatttttattccgggcagcagaaaagttaagataaattttgaacaccatacaccgaatattaaataacgaattgaacaaagtttgagtcatgtagaattggtacatttaacgggcaacgaagtgccagcgggatcagctagttgtAATACAGTAGCCggtaaaatgaattaatattatacaattacataataaataactaaaatcgttatttttggttatataatttgtaatttcgtccaaatttgaacttaaaaataactacaaaaaaaactgtgttaatgaaaatttttagattttttggttacagaattaactacttacatagttacatggaaccttgttttaaaatttcaacctttagctataaaagttgaacatttatgaatattttactactaaataatttgataaatgtcgtcaacattcgaactttaaatgcttataaaaaaaacgtgcttttgtatttttaatatttttcaactgctgttgTAACAATGTACCTATCAGAAGctctgtattatattttcaaacttttgtaCCCAAcgaattaaatcatattaacatttatagaaaaaaaaattaaaaaattgaaaattgaaaatgtccgtaaacagctcaaaacgagtcaaaatattataaataattttatggtgtatagaaaatgaaaatttataaacattcagtgaaattttcatatatttaaagtaattaattcgtttttaaattacaacataataagaaaattcttcttcaaacgctcataaaaatgtaatttgactttattgtagaatttttttattttataaaggtagacaaactaatCTTGTATCTTccttttaaaaactatgatttaaaaagaaaatttttttatgaatttctaactcaaaatagtttgcacattttcgtgaatttttacgtattttgtcaagatttgaactttaaatacttataaaaaaattgtgactggatttttaatatttttcaaataccattgtaacaatgtattaggagcgttgtattaaatttgcaaGCTTTTTTatgcaacaaataaaattttattgacattcatattaaaaaccttaaaatattggaaactgaaaatgcccgtaaacagttcaaaacaaataaaaatattttgaaaattttgaaaattttatcgtgtacaaaaatgctaatataaacaaccagtgaaaatgtcatgtatcttcgaccatttgttttagtttaccaaaaaccaaaatcgattttgcgtaaaaattcccgttttacattaatttgtattttgtttttcccggcgcttttgaaaacttttaagaaatttaaattttgactttcCGAATGCACCAAtttgattcactttcctatcaataaagatatactgttgaagaaaatcgaggCAGTTTTATTGCCCCAAACAGTGATGACAAGCACAACAAAAagacgaataaataaaaaaaaaaaccacacatcattacattcatcgttccgttcagaatctaaaagtttggttgaataagaatatattagtagatataatatgttggtgatgaattttgaatatattgatCAAGTGAAATATATTTCACTATAATCAGTCaaactataacattttttgatttctttttgtttatcttgataataattcattgtttCTAATATACGAAAATATCGACAATTTATTACGAGGTTtctcataaattgtttttacatcagtaaaaatattgaaaatatataaccaACATTTTTGGTTTGTCAagtgtttgaaattaaaatttcgaCGAAATTGGATGAATAACCggaaaataacgattttttccCTAACAATTATGGGTTTGTTATTTCCCTAGTTATTTAGTTgtaattcaaaacatattaacCGTAGAAACTTGCTATAttacacttttaattattatacctatcatgatattgtatatactctatacagtgacattttaaaaatatttattcatttagtTTAAGTTATCCACACAACAATATCACAAACCTATTCACACCGTTCTATAGtacataggtatttactatGAAGAATAAAGATATCTTTATTCTtcatggtatttatttatattttaatatatatatataatacctacaccgTGCtacacatgatattataataatataacaatattattaaataatatagttattcgATGTTTATGGTAAAAAATAGTTCAACATACCTTGTTATACTAGTAGatagtttttttggtttttgattgaattaaaattgaacacacCCATTACCATTTTTTTCAGTGGACCAACTCAAtaagttctttttttttaaatttagttttaagttgacggaatacaataaatactaaaataggaattttcattgttatacacttgtacctaataattacaatataatatacacagtttatgtaatttaatgtaGTGTAATGTAATGAAAACTTAATCTATTTCTTCCAGTGTAAGAAAAAATGTAACGTAGGTTAATAAACTTGTAGTTGAttccttaaaaattaataaaaacaaaaatatatagctaTACATAATGAAttgttcttgattttttttttataagttatagtataACTATACCCACAAAATAAGGCTCAATTGcagttatcaatatttttttaatacttaataaatagtcaaataaaaataacaagtaatataaaataaaaatatagaagtaTATACATAGAAATGAtcctttaaaatgtaataaataaaattatttcttaccTTTTTTCTGTGAAAGACAGATATAGGGTTTAAAGAGGAAAACAGACCTATCcccttaaaagttaaatttgttcatcattcgtttttaatattgactgttgattttattacatattatatataaaaaaattgaaaagaaaacattttatttatttaaatcatattgaattttgaatacgAGTAAACAAAcaaagcaaaaaaaaagtataataaaaggtacattataaatttataaacatctTAGTATATTTTTAGGAATCAATCCCTGTATTTGACAATGAATTCTCCCATTTttgcaatatatttttcttgGCAGTCTTCTTTGGAAGTTCCTTTTAAATTGGTCCAAAACTCCCACTTTTTTTTGGCTTTCAAATCAAACATACCGGGtttgcctataataataataaaaatgtattatatactgtCATACCAGGGTTAGTAAATTTCTATAGATAGGTAGatcgtaggtaggtaaatacCGTAAGTACATAAACAAGTAAATCACACAATTTGTTAGAGTATGACACATTTTGCTTATTTTATATTGGCTTAGattttagttttcaattaaaatacaaattagtttCAATTACCTAAGCATTAGCACGCACATCTTATTTTGTgtagtgtttattatttttaagtttggaGACGTGTCGGAACATGAATAACCGtagaatattttaatctcaatagTTTGCAAATCGTGCGAAAATATGCCCCCTTAGTGCTACACCTAACTAACACAagcttttttttgtttgtacgaATGTATGAGTTTCGTGAAATGTCAAAagtcatacaaaacattaatgtACTGAGTGcatactaatgagtaatgaataACTTTGTTCGCTATAGTAGCGGTCACcatagatttaattttaaatttggtggTTTGCTGTATTAGTACGagaagtacctattataaaatcgaGAACAAATTGCGAGAAAATGTATGCTACGACAAGTATACGTTTTCCACTGTTGATGTCCACGCGACCAAACTCATGTTTTTGTTTAGCAccaatagtatactattattgtatattgcaatatattataataattcggaATATTCGGATGAAATATTGTCTAAGTCTGTTTCTTTATGCCACAAatcttttttgttttgattataatatccaATTCATTAGTTTATAAGTAACCCCTGTTCCCTATTACCGTAACTACCTAATATTTTTCTCCACACTTCTCTTGATCTCTGATCACCCACTGAtcggtttattaatttatttacagctCTTATGAAAGCTTCCTGGACtactaactatttttttaatcgcccttaaaatcgtttttaataattttttatattccggtaaaatattttgaattgtataatCTACAATCTACAATCGTGTTTTGAATCAATCGTGTTTTCGGAAGTACGTTGTACTAAAATTAGAATCGAATACACGGTTGCAGGATGTTATGGaactcgtattataatatataagtagtgAATAGATAAACGAATAAGTTGAATGACTCAGAAACTATATTATGACATGTATCGAGTATTGACACGAAGTTACTAAGTGCTCAacaaaaatcacaataattgatcataattcataatttatgattatgaaCTTCTTAAGAatactttgaatatttataagctGAGTATTAGGCAGGACGTATGTtgacgttattattttatttttaaacttcttGACGGCTCAATCGACAATAATTGCACTTTGCATAGTGTCATAGTCTATAACTCTATAACgacagtattattttaaacatagacacattatacaaatatttaaattctctATATATAAGCAGCACATCGCACAACacagttcattattatttatatttatttttttcgtttctcTAATACtgaaatatacttaataatccATATTGTGCCACGCGATACCAAAtgttatgcatttaaaattgaaatttatgttTCATTAATTTTGCACCGTGTACATGCATTACGCATTATAGCAttgaaatactataaatatgttCTACTCTACTTCgccgtaatttatttttcacgtcTGGGCGtgcatatacaataataaaattaaatagttcacAAACACAACGTCACACCgaacacttatattataatcataatataatattatattatattatactaactggTGTCGTTGTCTCCGACCGTGGCTTGTTTGAAGAGGGCGTACAGTTCCAATAGTTCGACGTCGGTCGGTCTTTTCGTGAGCGTTTTCACTTCTTCGGTGGCTGCTTCGAAACGCtgtaaaaaacacaaaaatatgacAACAATCATAAAGAGATGTCcagatacacacacacacacacgttacACCAAAATATAacggaacaataataatatcatacacccATATATTTATAGGTTTAGACCGTCCAGCcaacgatagtaatattatattattgcccgaacgcgtttttttttcttacctcAAACGCACGaacacatcataataatattattattgttattttgaacgtaaaatatgtacaacgtaCGCGCGTTATATTACGTGATGAtcaatagcataataataatatacaccatgtacgttttgtataataatatatacaatattgcaCCAGGAAGAGGAAGAAATCTGTCGCTAAAGGCTATGCGCACAACAGGTAGGTACactgtatacagtataatattttatataggtgtaCACCGCAGACGGGCTGTTTCTtcgttacatatattatatagtttatacacgcGCATCATATTTAGGTACaacgaaaataattgtttttatttcccaGAGTTGTTGACCTCTGGGGGATCTGTGTAATGCGCAGGACGTAAtgcactcataataatatacgagttcACGAAGCGATCGTACACGAttgttgttgtatattattacaatattattacaatataccatGTCTGTAGGTACGTTATAGGCACGCCGACGTGGAAAAGTAAACAGTTTTCGCGACAGATTTTTGGCTTTTTCGATAGCCTATATATAAGTCGGTAAAGACCTTTACCAATAACGGCATttgaagttataatattgtgatatggTGCGCACCTGTTTGTAATAACATACAGTGCAGGCAGTGGTCATAAGgtcgtatatacctacctaataatattacatattacatacaacaataatacatacaacATAAGTACAGGCTTGACGTCTGCGCAAAACAGTCTTTGATCGTTTCGAAATCGTTGTGATACGTTTTGCACGTCGATTCGcatattataccatttaaattattttatgtaacgtTCCACCCGGTCTTATTCCGCAAATAAACTATGCATTATTGGGACATTATAGGTACATGCGTAATGCGTACACGTCAACGGTCTGctggattttaaaaacgtaCCTACCGTAATTTATTGTCTGGCTCTCGACAATTAttgcagttattattatattttgtaactctACGGTCTGTATAGTTcgtaatagtacctacatattatgagCGCGTATTTCCGCGATTCTCGCaaagagaaaataataataacgatagtgTTAAAACTTAGTAATGCGTAAGGTACCTAATGATGAAACGTATCTAATACCTAAACAtatctatgtaaaaaatatgttattataatatatcgaataAATATGAATGTAACGTGCTAGGACTTTCACGAAACGAGTACCTAATTgtaaagattaaaattaaataggcaACTCTTTACACTACCCACAAACTCAAGTTAGATTTTATCCATTATAAACTTACGATAGGtaatcaatattgtattataataaattgttactgTGTATTATTCGGTCAGGTAAAACTGTAACTGACATTGAtcggagtaaaaaaaaaatgttttatgcaagacatatataattgaaattcattatgtataatataacgtgtAGGTTTTAGacctttgttttaatttaaaagtttcagtggttataaaatgttgaaaattgttggctgcaaaaataaaatacggcgTATAATTAAAGTCTCCTTTGATTAaaatagcatatattattatgaaatataaatcacggatcgtaaaataaaatgttatctcaTAGAAATTGATCAGCTTAAAACCCACTGAGTGCTATATACTCGTATGCAGTTTAATATCGAAATGTTCACATGATTGTTATCACTTCaatgtgtgtataattaatgtaatgttattatacAACACATTTAAATTgcttcaaattatataaaaccgaTTAATAAGAATTGCATACTTTACATAAgttgtatttaaaactattgacATCATGGTGTATTGTTTAAACgtgttgtataattataattcgaaatcgttattaaagttattaaatcgTCATTAAACCGTCATTAAAAAAGAGAAacgcatttttttaattacgaatTTTAAAACTGAGAATGAACaagcacatttttatttttgcgaaTAACCGAAGAGAAGAATGATTTATTTCAatggtacctactatatgtTATAATGGTGTTATTTATGGATACAGCGGCTGCAGTGTACTCAAACAAAAATTAGAGACGTAAATATTTTAAGGAATTTTATCATTGAAACATAGTTAATAACTTAGAATTTTACGAAAAAATGCCTTTAATTAGTGAAAAATTGCTTGATTGCACCACAGTATCCTAATGAAAGTTGAGCCTTTTCTCGTTTACGGTGCGTGTACATATTATCATTGgtttctttataataatttaatttttggtgcATAGGaaaacgatgatattatataaaaaaaaattttcttttataacatattataaaataatattaacttggttttaaaattatactgtaaacaacaaaattaataaaatattaaaatgtctattatttttaaacacgcagtaTTGTCATACTATTTAtcgttacaattattatttacctctTGTAATGAAGCCATGATGATGTAGTATACAACGTGTTGTAAAGCTGTAGAAATTTTCTATATTTGCACGGACGTACGGACGAAAATGCACTGCGCCAAGCTTCTAAAAATCTGCTGGTCGGTCGATCGTTGCTGAGTGAAATGAAAACTGGTTTGgaaatgaaattgttttttaccCGTACTACTAGTTTACTCTTGTACACGGTACGTATAAATACTCACGCACCGGTAAGTGGTAACCGTGGGCAGCGTTTGAGTAAGTACGTCATGGCACGACTTGAGCATATTACTAcgttaaaataacaacaaaatattaaatgcaaataataaaaactgcgTACCGACTCgtttatacttattatgttttatgtacaTTGTTTTTGTTCATAAAAGTTAAGACCTACTACAATACTGGCCAaagtattttgattaattttaataccggataattaaaaacgtattgtTTTGATTCGAACCACGCTCTagcacttaaaatgtatttcttaatTGCAGACACGACAACTCATTATACTCACATAAACTATtactgttgtatattattatattatatctgtggaAAGTGGAAATTAAAAGAATTGTTGAGGTAACTAactattttaagtaggtacccgttgaaaaaaaaaacagtacaaATTGTCCActataggtacatcgtacatattatacagggtgattcataaagcgtaaaacactcattatctcaaaaagtattaatatttttgaaaatattttttttacacagtttcaagttgttaaaaaactatgtttttattaaaaaattatatttttaaatattttttatctatattattttttaagttttttatttttttgaatgacagcatagagttttaaattcatattccaaagcagaatatttttctaagtattttgattcataaaaatctaatttagggcgagtagtctatgaggtataagcatttaaagtttagatgggcggagtggagtggtatggggttaccccgcaaatgtgtgtccactactccgcttgtctaaaccttaaatacttataactcataaactactcgtcctaaattcgatatttatgtattaaaatacttaaaaaaatattctgctttggaaaatgaaaatgaaattaaaactctatgctgtcattcaaaaaagtaaaaaacttaaacaattataaggataaaaaatgtttaaaaatataattttttaataaaaatgttgtttttttaacaacttgaaactatgtaaaaaaatattttcaaaaacattaatactttttgagataatgagtgttttacgcttaataaatcaccttgtatatatatatatatatataatatactcgataTGTAAAACTGTAAATATCTAAATCATGCGGATGCAATTATATAGGATAAAATGTATGTGAATGCTAGAACCTAGAGCCCTAGAAAGTTTACACATAAAAATACgacatattaaacaaataataatatgccataatataatatataatttgatattggatatttttgttgttgttatgtACCCCCATGAAAACCTGGGCCACAATTAGTATGTACCTAGCCAATTCGGTAGAAATGTTTACTACTGGACGCAAATTTTGTTGTAGCCGcccgataaaaattaaaaagtagcCTTGATGACTTTTATCCTCGAAAAGCCCTCCACCTGTTTTAGAAAATCCAGACAAAATCGGTTTATCAGTTTCGAAGATAAACCTGGAAAAAAACAGATATttcaatatgaataatatagcttataagtattaaatgtataggcttatacaaacaaataatatattattttaaatatttaaatgtatcaaaaatgaaaaaaagatttataatatttgaacgaCACTGGTTATAAAATGTGACAATATGTATGAAAGACGGCTCATGGCAGTCAACTATCAACTCGTTAAAGGCCGTTTTTAACTGGCagcatattattcatatagtgATTCGAGGCTGACGAGTAttgtataatgaaaataaatactagCCAATTGTATGTACTAGGCATGCACAGTGTTTTTGGAGGATATGCCATATGAAATATTTCTCATTTCCGTGTGAAATAAACAAATACTCTCCAATTAGCcctacatagtattataataatataaaattgcattttttttatagttttatatgaattgacatttataatatcgtatacatgCCTGTACTGCACTGGTTTTCATATTTCATGAGATGTTTTATTAagtcttataaaaaatagtttaatggctttatgataataatataaacctatattgcaataaaaatgtaatggtgTATAGTAAAGCAAGTTCTgagttgaataaattcattcgaaaacttaattttgaaaAGATATTAATCAATtgcaatctataatatataattgtacacaGTTTCCAAATCAGGAAATAAAAATctgtaatgattataataaatctcacgcattaaataaatttaaaagtaatagaGTAACCAAAAGTTAGATATTTAAGTTTGGTGTTAGATTGTAATATTTGATGGAATTGCCATGTATGAAATATCAATATGCGCCTacgaactattataatatgaactacaATATAGTTTGAACCATggccaaatatataggtatgatcgcatTGAGACGCATTTTCGTTATGGGCTGCACACGTACAACTATTGCATGTTTTAGCATGGAAAGGAATCTCAGCTGTCagtgatttttggatttatttagccaataaattaataatttgtatggttttgttAGCAAATAAATCGAAGTGATAAAATTCACTGCCAGTGGCGGCTATGATacctgcgtatcacaaagttgcgatcatacctatatatttagccatggttGGAACGATATTTTTTCTcagataggtattataaaaattgtatatacatcACTTTATCAGTATATTGACTgtactataatatggtataattatatatagggtGATGCCTCTAAATTTTGAAAACCCACTAACACCATTAAATTCTTTACAAAATGGAAAATAGTGCTGTTCTTATATGCAGCCTTAATAAAACAGAACGGGTCGGAAGATAATTATAAAGAATTTGGTGTACTTCCGATTAATTTGCTGTATGAAAAATATCCTCtatcttttatattaaaaatcactCAATTACATCCATATAAAAGTAAATGTGAAACATTAAGATATGTTCTAAATGTTAACTATACAAAAAAGGGGTACGTATAGGCCAGAAATATGTTGATTATTTGAGACCTACATATTTCAACtgtccaaataataattttaagaaacacattagagtaaaaaataatagaaatagaaataaaactgtatgcaatttttatttatctgaaTTATAAAAACTGTggaaaaattttgtattttgtctttatttctatttttgtaaattaatttagtttgtagattataaaaaaataactctcTACGACTCTACCTTAAACACAATAGCTACTTAGATAAAGTAGTTGGAtaaacaaattgtttacacTTTACAGAATACTTGTATTTATAGGATTCAATACatggttattattaaaaaaaataataacaaataaattccTTGTATACgtgtattaaaatttgtattgttatactgtgtgtattaaactataatattactaatttttgtacaatacGCCGTGCCGTTTATatggtataaaaatcaaaatttgttattttaaaatatatgaaagttACATACAAATTTCAACCCTTTcccatttgaaatttgaaatagtaAGAAAACTCagagtaattaaaaaaagtataataaaaa
This genomic interval carries:
- the LOC132939572 gene encoding acyl-CoA-binding protein homolog, with product MASLQERFEAATEEVKTLTKRPTDVELLELYALFKQATVGDNDTSKPGMFDLKAKKKWEFWTNLKGTSKEDCQEKYIAKMGEFIVKYRD